A part of Colletotrichum higginsianum IMI 349063 chromosome 11, whole genome shotgun sequence genomic DNA contains:
- a CDS encoding DNA repair helicase — MVRTGGDFRVAINHFLDAARSRIQNSSDRRLGLQLAVQWVIEDQHPIWPPCSFAAQSVPAGGEPSRAPTSSPLLPSTPGQEDRPATGDQAGRPPAGQPFDTRFSSPSISAAPSPSAAPETALSRSDHDTSSSISPQADDAILPRRPSPSNGLLPHLSAPLRSLSPTGAPAEALSPTPVWEDESDSPAVVEPDLSTADVAGNPSISQAHPPAASDRDRDASATPRSAADSDSSLDAAPNASTADKRGEAQSDGDVDDSSDSSGDRASRPSSEHGELSADAEPDIEVVDVASEDGPDAPDSTPLTGAAGVDAVISSAEDEATWAATCTFFGHYVDRQSIAPEDCLRLPGTAESLRPTQLYDVFTTLQTVRDGRLELGSILAHEMGVGKTLLYEAIIAVRRLAVLSAAHLAAFPERHRSDHDRCGLSGRPFGIACACEMDSLTAAIADIVGAGATMLLVPANLRDEAFRKAQHYLFARVTFPSLGPLGAPWVQPFVRPVVFCPEKPDAELLSIARAELVDLKQGKPLRGSTPFTKLRTGDDAAKMLADGDATYKLGLPHSAATPPSSIVAIFSRETYTNQKSWFDRHTAVIRLRINNSANTVRVQVPGVFYFGLVVWDECHKVRQVGTQLFERLRHSFARQSQRPMLVAATGSPVTSNLGDLTLPLSLLRGTTDDHATKALRKELQALDSQLQVPATREAAIIKGGSLLRGIQRRTSNSTFFGHPITSKGRCETETLDCPVDPLYADAIAKSGRSAGRSMLEALGYDEGQSSQATPPNGGKSKTKKLLPQLLNLSTNTDIRQLELALHFPGLTKAWAALDAQQPKSALHKPPSIPTTVEELSPFLKKAVPGTNGMPATYAHEASVPPEIRRHLDDILSHSSRLNRLRTICHTASKDRQVYPADGRSWHEFAGPKNVLVFCRWPLLAFLVQLWFETRMSQDRVCSALLHSGLSENEREKLYKWFRTFHSDAGGNAKAPKTVTKVLVSTYALAGTGLDELKVANYCVHFGPVRDNNDQAQASGRVDRSGQPLVSYVYCLQSSEQPLDQLTVRIRDNRNNLFGNNGLLAAIVSLAARQNAASHAAST; from the coding sequence ATGGTCCGAACCGGCGGCGACTTCCGCGTCGCGATAAACCACTTCCTCGACGCGGCGCGCTCCAGAATCCAGAATTCGTCTGACCGTCGCCTGGGATTGCAACTCGCTGTCCAGTGGGTGATCGAGGACCAGCATCCGATctggccgccgtgctcaTTTGCGGCACAGTCGGTTCCTGCAGGAGGAGAGCCCAGCCGCGCACCaacctcttctcctctcctgcCGTCCACGCCCGGTCAGGAGGACAGGCCCGCGACAGGCGACCAGGCTGGCCGCCCTCCCGCAGGCCAGCCCTTCGACACCCGGTTCAGCTCGCCCTCCATCTCTGCGGCGCCGTCCCCGTCTGCAGCACCAGAGACGGCCCTGTCACGCAGCGACCACGACACGTCGTCCAGTATAAGCCCACAGGCTGACGACGCCATATTGCCGCGCCGCCCCTCGCCAAGCAACGGCCTCCTCCCGCATCTGTCTGCCCCTCTCCGCTCTCTGTCCCCAACCGGCGCGCCTGCCGAGGCTCTCTCGCCTACTCCCGTATGGGAAGACGAGTCGGACAGtccggccgtcgtcgaaccGGACCTAAGCACTGCTGATGTGGCTGGCAACCCTAGCATATCGCAGGCGCATCCGCCTGCCGCCAGCGACAGGGATCGGGACGCCAGCGCCACCCCCCGCAGCGCAGCCGATTCAGACTCCTCACTGGACGCTGCACCCAACGCCTCCACAGCCGACAAAAGGGGCGAGGCGCAGTCTGATGGGGATGTGGACGACTCGTCCGACAGCAGCGGCGATCGGGCCAGCCGTCCTTCGTCCGAGCATGGCGAACTGTCTGCCGACGCTGAACCCGACATCGAAGTCGTCGACGTTGCTTCCGAGGACGGCCCCGATGCCCCCGACTCCACGCCCTTgacgggcgccgccggcgtggacgccgtcatcagctcggccgaagacgaggccaCTTGGGCCGCCACGTGCACGTTTTTCGGCCACTACGTCGACCGGCAATCCATTGCGCCGGAAGATTGCCTCCGGCTGCCAGGGACGGCCGAGAGCCTTCGACCTACCCAGCTATACGATGTCTTCACTACCCTCCAGACTGTGCGTGACGGCAGACTCGAACTCGGTTCCATCCTGGCCCATGAGATGGGCGTCGGCAAGACGCTTTTGTACGAAGCCATTatcgccgtccgccgccttgccgtcctcAGCGCGGCACACCTGGCCGCTTTCCCTGAGCGCCATCGGTCCGACCACGACCGCTGTGGCCTGTCGGGGCGCCCCTTCGGCATCGCCTGCGCCTGTGAGATGGACAGCCTGACGGCCGCCATTGCCGACATCGTCGGGGCCGGCGCTACAATGCTTCTTGTCCCGGCCAATCTCCGGGACGAAGCCTTCAGGAAGGCGCAACATTACCTCTTCGCTCGCGTTACCTTCCCGAGCCTGGGCCCTCTCGGGGCGCCGTGGGTTCAGCCGTTTGTCCGGCCTGTTGTCTTCTGCCCAGAGAAGCCGGACGCCGAACTCCTATCGATCGCTCGGGCCGAGCTTGTCGACCTCAAGCAAGGGAAGCCACTCCGGGGTAGTACCCCCTTTACCAAGCTCCGTACGGGCGACGATGCTGCGAAGATgcttgccgatggcgacgcaACCTATAAACTTGGCCTGCCACACTccgccgccacgccgccgtcatctaTTGTGGCCATCTTCAGCAGAGAGACGTACACCAACCAAAAGAGTTGGTTTGATAGGCATACCGCCGTCATCCGCCTTCGCATAAACAACAGCGCCAACACAGTCCGGGTCCAAGTGCCTGGCGTGTTCTACTTCGGTCTTGTCGTGTGGGACGAGTGCCACAAAGTCCGCCAAGTCGGGACGCAATTATTCGAGAGACTACGCCACTCGTTCGCCCGCCAGTCGCAGCGCCCCATGCTtgtcgccgccaccggcagCCCAGTCACCAGCAACCTTGGAGATCTCacccttcccctttcccttctccgGGGTACTACGGACGACCATGCCACCAAAGCACTGCGCAAGGAGCTACAGGCCTTGGACAGTCAACTCCAGGTCCCCGCAACCAGGGAGGCTGCTATTATCAAAGGCGGCAGCCTCCTGCGCGGCATACAGAGGAGGACCAGCAACAGCACGTTCTTCGGGCACCCGATCACGTCGAAGGGCAGGTGCGAGACCGAGACCCTCGATTGTCCAGTCGACCCGCTTTACgcggacgccatcgccaagagTGGCCGCTCCGCCGGACGTTCGATGCTCGAGGCGCTCGGCTACGATGAGGGTCAGAGCAGCCAAGCGACACCCCCAAACGGCGGGAAGTCGAAGACCAAGAAGCTCCTGCCTCAACTCCTCAACCTCAGCACCAACACCGACATCCGCCAGTTAGAGCTTGCCCTGCACTTCCCCGGCCTCACCAAGGCCTGGGCCGCGCTTGACGCTCAGCAGCCCAAGTCCGCGCTGCACAAGCCGCCCTCCATCCCGACCACGGTGGAAGAGCTCAGCCCCTTTTTGAAGAAGGCTGTCCCGGGGACAAACGGCATGCCTGCCACCTACGCGCACGAGGCATCTGTGCCGCCGGAGATCCGCCGACACCTAGACGACATCCTGTCGCATTCGTCCCGGCTCAACCGCCTCCGCACCATCTGCCACACCGCAAGCAAGGACAGGCAAGTGTACCCGGCTGACGGCCGGTCCTGGCACGAGTTTGCTGGCCCCAAAAACGTTCTCGTCTTCTGCCGATGGCCCCTGCTTGCCTTCCTCGTCCAGTTGTGGTTCGAGACAAGGATGTCGCAGGACCGAGTCTGCtccgccctcctccacaGCGGCCTATCCGAGAACGAGAGGGAGAAGTTGTACAAGTGGTTCCGGACCTTCCActccgacgccggcggcaacgccaAGGCGCCTAAGACCGTCACCAAGGTCCTGGTCTCGACATACGCCCTGGCCGGCACCGGCCTGGACGAGTTGAAGGTCGCCAACTACTGCGTCCACTTCGGCCCGGTGCGCGACAACAACGACCAGGCCCAGGCATCTGGCCGAGTCGATCGCTCCGGCCAGCCTCTAGTATCCTACGTGTACTGTCTCCAGTCCTCGGAGCAGCCGCTCGACCAGCTGACGGTCCGCATCCGGGACAACCGCAACAACCTCTTCGGGAACAACGGGCTGCTTGCGGCGATTGTGTCGCTTGCTGCAAGACAGAATGCTGCGTCGCACGCCGCAAGCACTTAG